One part of the Arabidopsis thaliana chromosome 1 sequence genome encodes these proteins:
- a CDS encoding Eukaryotic aspartyl protease family protein (Eukaryotic aspartyl protease family protein; FUNCTIONS IN: aspartic-type endopeptidase activity; INVOLVED IN: proteolysis; EXPRESSED IN: 22 plant structures; EXPRESSED DURING: 13 growth stages; CONTAINS InterPro DOMAIN/s: Peptidase aspartic, catalytic (InterPro:IPR009007), Peptidase aspartic (InterPro:IPR021109), Peptidase A1 (InterPro:IPR001461), Peptidase aspartic, active site (InterPro:IPR001969); BEST Arabidopsis thaliana protein match is: Eukaryotic aspartyl protease family protein (TAIR:AT1G44130.1); Has 1743 Blast hits to 1735 proteins in 111 species: Archae - 0; Bacteria - 0; Metazoa - 12; Fungi - 23; Plants - 1626; Viruses - 0; Other Eukaryotes - 82 (source: NCBI BLink).), protein MMNPNKQQRRNLYFFFVFVFYVFILCARFQTSEATKDSSAQVKLQNRRLSSTVVFPVSGNVYPLGYYYVLLNIGNPPKLFDLDIDTGSDLTWVQCDAPCNGCTKPRAKQYKPNHNTLPCSHILCSGLDLPQDRPCADPEDQCDYEIGYSDHASSIGALVTDEVPLKLANGSIMNLRLTFGCGYDQQNPGPHPPPPTAGILGLGRGKVGLSTQLKSLGITKNVIVHCLSHTGKGFLSIGDELVPSSGVTWTSLATNSPSKNYMAGPAELLFNDKTTGVKGINVVFDSGSSYTYFNAEAYQAILDLIRKDLNGKPLTDTKDDKSLPVCWKGKKPLKSLDEVKKYFKTITLRFGNQKNGQLFQVPPESYLIITEKGRVCLGILNGTEIGLEGYNIIGDISFQGIMVIYDNEKQRIGWISSDCDKLPKSEPLFTSF, encoded by the exons ATGATGAATCCGAATAAGcagcaaagaagaaacctttacttcttcttcgtcttcgtcttctatGTCTTCATCCTCTGTGCTCGCTTTCAAACCTCTGAAGCTACTAAAGACTCGTCGGCTCAAGTGAAGTTACAGAATCGTCGACTTAGCTCCACCGTCGTGTTTCCTGTCTCCGGGAATGTGTATCCTCTTGG GTACTATTATGTGTTGCTTAACATTGGCAACCCACCTAAGCTCTTTGACTTGGACATTGACACTGGCAGTGACCTCACTTGGGTTCAGTGTGATGCACCTTGCAACGGTTGCACAAAG CCTCGTGCTAAGCAGTACAAGCCCAATCACAACACTTTGCCTTGTTCACACATCTTGTGTTCTGGTCTTGACCTTCCCCAGGACAGACCTTGTGCTGACCCTGAGGATCAATGTGACTATGAAATCGGATACTCCGATCATGCATCATCTATTGGTGCACTTGTAACTGATGAGGTTCCTCTAAAACTCGCAAATGGCTCCATTATGAATCTTCGTTTGACATTTGG atgTGGGTATGATCAGCAGAATCCTGGTCcacatcctcctcctccaacaGCGGGAATACTTGGCCTTGGAAGAGGGAAAGTAGGCCTCTCAACTCAGCTAAAGTCCTTGGGGATAACGAAGAATGTGATTGTGCATTGCTTAAGTCATACTGGTAAAGGCTTTCTCTCTATTGGAGATGAGCTTGTTCCTTCTTCTGGAGTTACATGGACTTCATTGGCTACTAATTCACCTAG TAAAAACTACATGGCTGGACCAGCAGAGCTTCTCTTTAACGACAAGACCACAGGTGTCAAAGGCATTAACGTAGTTTTCGATAGTGGAAGCTCGTACACTTACTTCAATGCAGAAGCATACCAAGCTATTCTCGATCTT ATAAGAAAAGACTTGAATGGGAAGCCTTTGACGGACACAAAAGATGATAAAAGCTTACCAGTCTGCTGGAAAGGCAAAAAACCTTTGAAATCACTTGATGAGGTTAAGAAATACTTCAAGACGATTACTTTACGATTTGGGAATCAAAAGAATGGTCAGCTATTTCAGGTTCCACCTGAGTCGTATCTCATAATCACC GAAAAAGGAAGAGTATGTTTGGGTATTCTGAATGGAACTGAAATCGGTCTCGAGGGCTACAATATCATTGGAG ACATATCTTTCCAAGGGATAATGGTGATCTATGACAATGAGAAGCAGAGGATTGGATGGATTTCTTCAGACTGTGACAAACTTCCCAAGTCTGAACCTTTATTCAcctctttttaa
- a CDS encoding Eukaryotic aspartyl protease family protein (Eukaryotic aspartyl protease family protein; FUNCTIONS IN: aspartic-type endopeptidase activity; INVOLVED IN: proteolysis; EXPRESSED IN: 22 plant structures; EXPRESSED DURING: 13 growth stages; CONTAINS InterPro DOMAIN/s: Peptidase aspartic (InterPro:IPR021109), Peptidase aspartic, catalytic (InterPro:IPR009007), Peptidase A1 (InterPro:IPR001461), Peptidase aspartic, active site (InterPro:IPR001969); BEST Arabidopsis thaliana protein match is: Eukaryotic aspartyl protease family protein (TAIR:AT1G44130.1); Has 1752 Blast hits to 1744 proteins in 111 species: Archae - 0; Bacteria - 0; Metazoa - 12; Fungi - 23; Plants - 1631; Viruses - 0; Other Eukaryotes - 86 (source: NCBI BLink).), whose amino-acid sequence MMNPNKQQRRNLYFFFVFVFYVFILCARFQTSEATKDSSAQVKLQNRRLSSTVVFPVSGNVYPLGYYYVLLNIGNPPKLFDLDIDTGSDLTWVQCDAPCNGCTKPRAKQYKPNHNTLPCSHILCSGLDLPQDRPCADPEDQCDYEIGYSDHASSIGALVTDEVPLKLANGSIMNLRLTFGCGYDQQNPGPHPPPPTAGILGLGRGKVGLSTQLKSLGITKNVIVHCLSHTGKGFLSIGDELVPSSGVTWTSLATNSPSKNYMAGPAELLFNDKTTGVKGINVVFDSGSSYTYFNAEAYQAILDLIRKDLNGKPLTDTKDDKSLPVCWKGKKPLKSLDEVKKYFKTITLRFGNQKNGQLFQVPPESYLIITEKGRVCLGILNGTEIGLEGYNIIGDISFQGIMVIYDNEKQRIGWISSDCDKLPNVNHDYGGDLSEEAYPIGFGLIKELFSGSDSSKNKNLVSDGEL is encoded by the exons ATGATGAATCCGAATAAGcagcaaagaagaaacctttacttcttcttcgtcttcgtcttctatGTCTTCATCCTCTGTGCTCGCTTTCAAACCTCTGAAGCTACTAAAGACTCGTCGGCTCAAGTGAAGTTACAGAATCGTCGACTTAGCTCCACCGTCGTGTTTCCTGTCTCCGGGAATGTGTATCCTCTTGG GTACTATTATGTGTTGCTTAACATTGGCAACCCACCTAAGCTCTTTGACTTGGACATTGACACTGGCAGTGACCTCACTTGGGTTCAGTGTGATGCACCTTGCAACGGTTGCACAAAG CCTCGTGCTAAGCAGTACAAGCCCAATCACAACACTTTGCCTTGTTCACACATCTTGTGTTCTGGTCTTGACCTTCCCCAGGACAGACCTTGTGCTGACCCTGAGGATCAATGTGACTATGAAATCGGATACTCCGATCATGCATCATCTATTGGTGCACTTGTAACTGATGAGGTTCCTCTAAAACTCGCAAATGGCTCCATTATGAATCTTCGTTTGACATTTGG atgTGGGTATGATCAGCAGAATCCTGGTCcacatcctcctcctccaacaGCGGGAATACTTGGCCTTGGAAGAGGGAAAGTAGGCCTCTCAACTCAGCTAAAGTCCTTGGGGATAACGAAGAATGTGATTGTGCATTGCTTAAGTCATACTGGTAAAGGCTTTCTCTCTATTGGAGATGAGCTTGTTCCTTCTTCTGGAGTTACATGGACTTCATTGGCTACTAATTCACCTAG TAAAAACTACATGGCTGGACCAGCAGAGCTTCTCTTTAACGACAAGACCACAGGTGTCAAAGGCATTAACGTAGTTTTCGATAGTGGAAGCTCGTACACTTACTTCAATGCAGAAGCATACCAAGCTATTCTCGATCTT ATAAGAAAAGACTTGAATGGGAAGCCTTTGACGGACACAAAAGATGATAAAAGCTTACCAGTCTGCTGGAAAGGCAAAAAACCTTTGAAATCACTTGATGAGGTTAAGAAATACTTCAAGACGATTACTTTACGATTTGGGAATCAAAAGAATGGTCAGCTATTTCAGGTTCCACCTGAGTCGTATCTCATAATCACC GAAAAAGGAAGAGTATGTTTGGGTATTCTGAATGGAACTGAAATCGGTCTCGAGGGCTACAATATCATTGGAG ACATATCTTTCCAAGGGATAATGGTGATCTATGACAATGAGAAGCAGAGGATTGGATGGATTTCTTCAGACTGTGACAAACTTCCCAA TGTGAATCACGACTATGGAGGAGATCTGTCGGAGGAAGCTTATCCAATaggatttggtttgataaaaGAGCTTTTCTCAGGAAGTGATTCTTCAAAGAACAAGAACTTGGTCTCAGATGGAGAGCTTTGA